A genomic region of Colletotrichum destructivum chromosome 1, complete sequence contains the following coding sequences:
- a CDS encoding Putative major facilitator superfamily, MFS transporter superfamily yields the protein MDNPSPEDPEKANSRVQPPCEDAAGHLTLDAIEMVDWDGEDDPANPRNWPARRRWGNVCLISMITIITPLASSMFAPAVPDMMKEFRDDSSAMASLVVSVYVVGFALGPLVFAPLSEMYGRLYVYHSSNVLFLVFTAGCALSTQTGMFVAFRLLAGCVGATPMVLGGGSIADIIPSERRGTAMTLWGAGQLFGPVIGPVGGGFLNEAGGWRWIFWVILIFGGAITAAGFLFMRETYAPVLLAQKAKRLRQMTGDDRYQSRHEMEHESVSKALRVALFRPIRLLFTNPILFVLSVDVSIVYGYLYLVFTTLTFVYKSLYGFSSGTAGLTFLGIGIGMFVGLVSVGVVSDKIAVLRQRVRELKPEDRLPLLIPGAFLIPIGLYWYGWALETRAFWLVPLLGMGVFGAGIIATFVPIQMYLIDTFHDHAASALAGLAMMRSTVGATLPLAGGQMYETLGHGWGNSLLGFVALALTPIPFLFIRYGERLRTRQSG from the exons ATGGACAATCCCTCCCCAGAAGACCCGGAGAAGGCCAACAGCCGAGTCCAACCGCCTTGCGAGGATGCGGCAGGGCACTTGACGCTGGATGCAATCGAGATGGTTGATtgggatggcgaggacgatcCCGCGAATCCTCGCAATTGGCCGGCACGGCGGAGATGGGGGAATGTCTGTCTGATCTCAATGATCACCATCATAAC ACCCCTCGCATCATCCATGTTCGCACCGGCCGTTCCCGACATGATGAAAGAGTTCCGGGACGACAGctccgccatggcctcccTCGTGGTCTCGGTctacgtcgtcggcttcgctcTGGGCCCGCTCGTCTTCGCACCCCTCTCGGAAATGTACGGCCGGCTATATGTGTATCATTCTTCCAACGTCCTGTTCCTCGTCTTCACGGCGGGGTGCGCCCTGAGCACGCAGACGGGCATGTTTGTCGCTTTCCGCCTGCTCGCCGGATGCGTGGGAGCCACGCCGATGGTCCTCGGGGGCGgctccatcgccgacatcatACCCTCGGAGCGGCGAgggacggcgatgacgctTTGGGGCGCGGGGCAGCTGTTCGGACCG GTGATTGGGCCTGTTGGAGGCGGTTTTCTAAACGAGGCGGGTGGATGGCGGTGGATCTTTTGGGTCATTCTGATCTTT GGCGGGGCGATAACTGCCGCGGGGTTCCTCTTCATGCGTGAGACCTACGCTCCGGTCCTGCTGGCACAAAAAGCCAAACGCCTTCGGCAGATGACGGGAGATGATAGGTATCAGTCCCGGCATGAGATGGAGCATGAATCGGTGTCCAAGGCGCTCCGGGTCGCCCTATTCCGTCCAATACGCTTGTTGTTCACCAACCCCATCCTCTTCGTTCTGTCAGTCGACGTCTCCATCGTGTACGGGTATCTGTATCTCGTCTTTACGACGTTGACCTTTGTCTACAAAAGTCTATATGGCTTCTCTTCGGGAACTGCTGGGCTGACCTTCCTGGGAATTGGTATTGGCATGTTTGTTG GCTTGGTGTCTGTTGGTGTGGTATCAGACAAGATTGCCGTGCTGAGACAGCGCGTCCGGGAGCTGAAGCCAGAAGACAGGCTACCTCTCTTGATTCCCGGTGCGTTCCTCATACCGATCGGTCTGTATTGGTATGGCTGGGCCCTCGAAACGCGTGCATTCTGGCTAGTTCCGCTCCTGGGGATGGGTGTGTTTGGCGCCGGCATCATAGCCACGTTTGTTCCCATCCAAATGTACCTCATCGATACGTTCCATGATCAtgcggcctcggcgttggcggggctggcgatgatgagaagCACGGTGGGAGCCACACTTCCCCTGGCAGGGGGGCAGATGTACGAGACTCTAGGTCACGGCTGGGGAAACAGCCTGCTTGGTTTCGTTGCTTTGGCCCTGACCCCGATACCATTCTTGTTTATCAGATACGGTGAGAGACTGAGAACGCGGCAATCTGGCTAG
- a CDS encoding Putative S-adenosyl-L-methionine-dependent methyltransferase superfamily, giving the protein MASTDETAPAPADAPGSPKSFKSARPHTSARSPVRSPSRSAQPPEPGSPLTGEPAEEREPAEEREPADEAAETSEAAQPAPAAPEEEHHPQLEAYPDVASDTASNYASDVSDTASATSSIFHYQYENGRRYHAYRAGQYLLPNDDKEQERLDMTHHVFLLTLKGELCATRLQNPQNILDIGTGTGIWAIEVGDLFPSAQVIGTDLSPIQPDWVPPNVCFEIDDATLEWTFPKNHFDFIHARTLAGAVKDWPALLRQCYEHCRPGGRVEISEGRANFFCDDDTLGKDTATWQWLSEFRRLSAPLGFDIAPALPDMLRAEGFEQVDMVQRVVPMGTWPRDKELREIGRWFRVQFLEMALEAYTLALFTRAGNWSNEEVQVLLALVRAELKSDKIHLYTYTAFVTGRKPSS; this is encoded by the exons ATGGCGTCGACAGATGAGACTGCGCCGGCTCCCGCCGACGCCCCGGGCTCTCCCAAGTCCTTCAAGTCCGCCAGGCCTCACACCTCGGCACGGTCCCCGGTCCGCTCACCGTCCCGGTCGGCCCAGCCACCGGAGCCCGGATCTCCTTTGACGGGCGAGCCAGCCGAAGAACGTGAACCGGCAGAAGAACGTGAACCAGCTGATGAAGCAGCTGAGACATCTGAAGCAGCTCAGCCAGCCCCAGCAGCTCCAGAAGAGGAGCATCATCCCCAACTCGAAGCCTAT CCCGACGTGGCCAGCGACACCGCCTCCAACTACGCCAGCGACGTCTCCGATACCGCCAGCGCAacctcgtccatcttccACTACCAGTACGAGAACGGCCGTCGCTACCATGCCTACCGCGCCGGCCAGTATCTGCTGCCtaacgacgacaaggagcaAGAGCGGCTGGACATGACCCATCACGTATTTCTTCTGACTCTGAAAGGGGAACTATGTGCCACTCGCCTCCAGAACCCCCAGAACATCCTCGATATCGGTACCGGCACAGGCATATGG GCCATTGAAGTCGGCGACTTGTTCCCCTCCGCCCAGGTCATCGGCACGGATCTAAGCCCGATCCAGCCCGACTG GGTCCCGCCCAACGTGTGTttcgagatcgacgacgccaCGCTGGAGTGGACGTTCCCCAAGAACCACTTCGACTTCATCCACGCCCGCACcctggccggcgccgtcaaggactggcccgccctcctccgccagtGCTACGAGCACTGCCGgcccggcggccgcgtcgagaTCTCCGAGGGCCGCGCCAACTTCTTctgcgacgacgacaccctCGGCAAGGACACGGCGACGTGGCAGTGGCTCAGCGAGTTCCGGCGGCTCAGCGCCCCGCTCGGCTTCGACATCGCGCCCGCGCTGCCGGACATGCTGCGGGCCGAGGGCTTCGAGCAGGTCGACATGGTCCAGAGGGTCGTGCCGATGGGCACCTGGCCGCGCGACAAGGAACTGCGGGAGATTGGGCGCTGGTTCCGCGTCCAgttcttggagatggcgctcgaggcgtACACCCTGGCGCTCTTCACCCGCGCCGGCAACTGGTCCAACGAAGAGGTGCAGGTCCTCCTGGCCCTGGTGAGGGCGGAGCTGAAGTCTGACAAGATTCACTTGTACACTTATAC TGCATTTGTGACGGGTCGAAAGCCGTCGAGTTGA
- a CDS encoding Putative cytochrome P450 → MEWSTGLLLFGAASLLYLVAVAVSRVYFSPLAGFPGSKLAALTLWNEFYWDVVKRGTFIWRIEEMHRKYGPIVRINPYELHIVDPDFYDELYSPSHKSDKYRWWTNLAGADGSSFSTVPHDLHRLRRGALNPFFSARSVARLEPLIRGKVDKLSARFSELVKTGEVVRLDAAFMALTMDVICDYAFAHDRRYLDEPDFKLLWKETIIGAFEGGAAGRQFPWMLPVMKRLPLPVVSAMNPSVGHLLRWQAGVRDQVRPILDRTDDDDNDDVSGKQGDPSSRTTVFHALRDSDLPPGEKSLQRLCDEAEILTGAGSETTAQALTRILFYLKHVPDTLRQLRTELDAAMPSSAAEVPPWGELQKLPYLTAVIREGLRLSYGVTTRLPRIAHHDIEYKGYRIPAGTPVSQTPYFILTHPSVFPEPHRFRPERWIEAEAKGRRLDRYLVSFGKGSRQCLGINLTYAEMYLAVAAVVRRFDWDMFETTLDDVVCKHDFFVAVADLDSRGVRAKLSSRDNRRMI, encoded by the exons ATGGAGTGGAGCACGGGTCTGCTGCTGTTCGGAGCAGCTTCTCTGCTCtatctcgtcgccgtcgccgtttCCAGAGTCTACTTCAGTCCCTTGGCCGGCTTTCCGGGGTCGAAGCTCGCGGCGCTGACACTATGGAACGAGTTCTACTGGGACGTCGTCAAGCGGGGGACTTTCATCTGGCGCATCGAGGAGATGCACCGGAAGTACG GCCCCATTGTCCGGATCAACCCGTACGAGCTGCACATCGTCGACCCCGACTTCTACGACGAGCTCTACTCGCCCAGCCACAAGTCGGACAAGTACCGATGGTGGAccaacctcgccggcgccgacggcagctCGTTCTCGACGGTGCCGCACGACCTGcaccgcctgcgccgcggtGCCCTGAACCCTTTTTTTTCGGCGCGCtccgtcgcccgcctcgagcCGCTGATCCGAGGCAAGGTGGACAAGCTGTCGGCGCGGTTTTCGGAGCTCGtcaagacgggcgaggtcgtGAGGCTGGACGCGGCCTTCATGGCGCTGACGATGGACGTCATCTGCGACTACGCCTTCGCTCACGACCGCCGGTACCTGGACGAGCCGGACTTCAAGCTCCTGTGGAAGGAgaccatcatcggcgccttCGAGGGCGGCGCTGCCGGGCGGCAGTTCCCGTGGATGCTCCCCGTCATGAAGCGGCTCCCGCTGCCGGTGGTGTCCGCCATGAACCCTTCCgtcggccatcttctccgctGGCAGGCCGGTGTCAGAGACCAGGTTCGACCCATCCTGGACcggacggacgacgacgacaacgacgacgtctCCGGGAAGCAAGGGGATCCGTCTTCGAGGACCACGGTGTTCCACGCCCTGCGCGACAGCGATCTGCCCCCGGGCGAAAAGAGCCTGCAGCGGCTctgcgacgaggccgagatcctGACGGGCGCGGGCTCCGAGACGACGGCCCAGGCGCTCACGAGGATCCTGTTCTATCTCAAGCACGTCCCGGACACGCTGCGACAGCTCCGCACGGAACTGGACGCGGCGATGCCAAGCAgcgcggccgaggtgcccCCCTGGGGCGAGCTGCAGAAGCTGCCCTATCTG ACTGCCGTCATCCGGGAAGGCTTGAGACTCTCGTACGGAGTCACCACTCGACTGCCCCGGATCGCCCATCACGATATCGAGTACAAGGGATACAGGATACCTGCTGGA ACTCCCGTGTCCCAGACGCCCTACTTCATCCTGACGCACCCTTCCGTGTTCCCCGAGCCTCACAGGTTCCGGCCAGAGCGTTggatcgaggccgaggccaagggcagaCGTCTTGACAGGTATCTCGTCTCTTTCGGCAAAGGCAGCCGTCAGTGCCTGGGAAtcaa CTTGACCTACGCCGAGATGTATCTTGCagtggccgccgtcgtccgccgcTTCGACTGGGACATGTTCGAAAcgacgctcgacgacgtcgtctgCAAGCacgacttcttcgtcgccgtcgccgacttGGACAGCAGAGGTGTCCGAGCCAAGTTGTCGTCCCGAGATAACCGGAGGATGATATGA